From Fulvivirga lutea:
TTAAGCCTGACATCATTCTACTTAATTACGATATTAATAAGGGCATTAGGAATACCTTAAATGGTAAAGAGATTTTAGATGCGATCATCAATACAAATCCGAATCAAAAGGTATTGATAATGAATAATCTAAAAACAAATGTCAGGCATGCATTTGTAGAACAAGGCCTTAGGGATTACATCATTAATGATCCTGAAGCTGTGAATGAGCTTAATTCAATTATCGAAGAAATTTTAAAAACGCATTAAGCATTTAGTTGCTTTATTGATAGCAACTGTTCATGCGATAGGGGTTTGGTAAAGAAACCTTTGATTAACTCGTTATTTATTGACTTTTGTTTATCAGATTCTAATATGGACGATGAGATGAGATAAATAGCAGGCGATTTCTCAAATTGATCTTTGATTATGTCAAATTCTCTTAGAAAATCCCAACCGTCTAATCCGGGGAAGTTAATGTCCAGTAATATGACGTCCGGCATCTCACTGTTTGCATCTTTAGATTTAAGTTTATCTAATGCCTCTTCCACAGAAGAGAAGGAATACACTTTACTAATATTACCTTGCACTTCAAACATCTTCTTTAGATGAAGTTGAAGAATTAAGTTATCATCAATTACGGCTACTGTCTTCATATTCCATTTCCGTTTTGATTAAAAATAATGGTAAACTTCGTACCCTGGCCCACCTCACTTGATACACTAATTGATCCTCCCAGTGATTCAATTTGATTTTTTATCATATAGAGGCCCACTCCCCGATTACTCTTTTCACCATGAAACACTTTATTCTTATTAAAAATCTTATCACCGTATTTGTTCATATCAATACCTAACCCATTATCAGTGACGGTAAGAATATTTTGGCCCGCTACCTCTATGGTTCTAAGTTTAATAAGACATTGTGCATCGGGATTTCTAAATTTTATAGCATTACTTAAAAGATTAAATAAGATACTTTTTAGATACACTCTAGGATAAATAATTGAAGTTAAATCATCAAAATTTGATTGTATTTCAACTTCTTCAGAGAGTAATCCTGTTAAATTTTTCTTTGCCTCAATCAACATTTCATCAAAAGAAACTAACTCCCATTTAAGGTCTTCCCCTTCATTAATTCGAATTACATCGTTCATCTCAGTGATGGAAACCATAAGATTATCCGCTTCATTCTTCAGCATTTCTAAATATTCTTTTTGCTCCTTTACTTGAGAAGTTGCAGAATGCAGAGCTAAAAGTGAATGAATACTGCTCACATGAGATCTCAAATCGTGAGAAGTGATATGCGCAAAGCTGAGTAACTGAGAGTTTTGCTTTTTAAGCTTGTTGGTAATTTTATTAAGCTCTGAAGTACGATCATCTAAAATTTTCTCATATTCTGATGGAGCACGGAGTGATAAGGCCATTGGCAATACACGGAACATGGCGAAAACTGTGAACCATGAAATTACTGCACATATAAATAGAAGAAGTGCGCTAAATTGATAAAAAGGAACATAGAAGATTACTGCATCAGCCAGGTGGGTAGCGCCACAGGTTAATATAAACAATACAAATAGCCAAAGTACATTCTTAAATGGCAGTTCCTGTCTTTTAGTAATGAAATAAACGATGAGTATTGGAATTACTGAATAGGCAGCCCAGATTGCTATATCTGAAATAATATAAAGCCAACCATGAAAGCTAGTCCATTCGCCACAGTGCCACCGTGCAGGCCATTTTGAAGTATCAAAAAGAGTACTTAAAAAATTTGTTATTTCAGACATAAACCCAACCAATTATGATTAATTTATGATTTTTTTTACAATTTTTTTACTGATGTAGGTATTATATTATTACCGAATTACCAACTTATTGAAGTCCAATGAGTTGAAATAGCAATAATTGTAACTCTAAAAATTTTATGATTTGTGGGTTGATGTTGCGAAGCAAGTAGCATACAAGATAAAAAAAAATCAAACACTTGAGTTACCAACTGTGTTAATTACGTATAATTACGTAGAAAACTGTAAGTAACTATCATGAAAATTACGTACATAACCAGCATCATCAACATTATCTTAAACAATAACTTTAATGTTGATAGCGAGATTTTTGATGAGCTTCATTCACTTTCTGTAAACCAACTGGCCTTAAGATATAAGCAGGTTTACTATGCTTTTGCGAAGTAAATGAGTGTTAATTAGGCTGTTCTTCTGAAAGAATCTTGCTGAAGAGCTTGTCCTTTTACTTTTCTAAATATTCTGAGCTTCACAAGATCGGAATTGAAATTACTTTTTTCATCTTCTGATAGAATAGAATCAAAAAAGCCTTGTATAAAATAACCTCCGGGCTTTAAAACACTTAAAAATTTTTCCATCAGTTTTGCTTTTGCAGGAGCATCAAAGTAAATCATCACGTTCCTGCAAAAAATGAAGTCGTAGCTGCCATTAACGGGGTCGGTAATTAGATTATGATATTTATAAGTTACAGCACTATTTAATTCATGATTCATTTGTACGTGCATTGATTCATGCGGTAAATAGTATTTAGAAAAGTTACCGAAGCGATTATACTCCTTAAACTTACTCTCGTACTCAACCATTTTTACCTTATGATATATACCAGATTTAGCTACCTGTAGCGCTGTTTGGTTCATATCCGTGGCCAAAATATTAGCCTGTTCTAGCAGGTTCATTTCCTTCAAAACTATTGCAAGAGTAAATACCTCTTCACCCGTTGAGCAACCGGCATTCCATATGTCAATTTTAGATCTACCCTTGAATTCATTATATAAAACTGTTCTCAAACCACTCCACATCATCGGGTCTCTAAACATGGAAGTAAGCCCAACGCTTATTTCATCCATGAATTTAAAAATGAGGTTTTTATCTTTCAGCATGGCTGACCATAAGTCGTGAAGTGTATCAATTTTCAAGACATGCAGCACCCTGTTTAATCTCCTATTTAAAGACTGAGGCTCGTAGCATGTAAAATCCAGCCCATATCTTTGAAATAAAACAGAAGTAAATGAATCAATCTCTTCTTTCGTTAGCGCCATTACAACTTCATTACAACTTCTCTATCAATTAATACCACCACAATTTTGCTAAGCTTATCTTCAAGATTAAAAATAGGAGTGAAAGTGGTTCTGTAGCTTTTGAGATTACCTGATGAATCTATAAACACCAAGTCATTTTCAATGAATTGATGATCTTCCAGCCTGTGTATAATGTCAGGAATTTCCTCCTCGAAGGTTTTGTCTTTAATAAACTCTAAAAAGGGCTTTTTGCGTAACTCTAGCCGTTTATAACCAAACTGATCAAAAAACAACTCATTGGCATTTTTAAAGGTACCATCTGCATTTAGCTCCATAATTGGAGTTGTATTCTTTAAGGCCATTACTGTACCTGTTAAATCTTTTTGTTTTTCTTTTTCTGCCGTATTAAACTGGGCAAACATCATAATTTTATAGGGCTCACCGTCTATGTTGTTAATAGGGTTGAAAGTACCAGTAAGCCACAGCTCCTTACCTTCAATATCCTTTAATTTAAACTCACCATTGAAAAACTTTCCTTCCCTAAGATTCGTCCACATGAGCTTAGTCTGTGGTTTATCCCTATCCTCATCAGGAATGATTTTTAGATAATTGAGGTTCAGCAATTTTTCTTTAGTGTAGCCGGTAATGCTAGTAAAAATATCATTGGCATCAATGATAGAGCCATCTAATTCGAAAGTAACAGAAGCAATTGTTTTATTAATTGCACCGAACACGCCATTTAATTCCGCCTGGTTTCTGCTCATCTCTTCTTGAGTAGCAGTTAGTTCCTCCATATTCTGGCGCATTTCCTCTTCACGAGATTGCAGCTCTGAAGTAAGTGTGTTAGCTTCTTCTAAAAGCTCCTTGGTTTTCTCGTTATTTGAGAGAGAAGCAAATACAGAGGCTATATTTTCAGCCAATTGCTCTACAAATGCCACCTGATATTTTTTAAGTGGATCGAACGTAGCAATTTCTACTACGCCATATACCACTTCATTAATTTTAAGAGGTACGATAATTACATTGGCCGCTGTTGCCTCGCCCAACCCTGAAGTTATTTGCACATAATCTTGTGGTACATCGAGCAAGTAAATAGTGTCTTTTTCTAATACACATTGACCTATTAACCCCTGCCCTATTTCTATCCTTTTTTCTCTTATCCTCGTTTTGCCATAAGCATAGCACGACATTAATTCTAAATACTCATCTCCCTCCGCTCTTTTTAATAGAAATAAGCCTCCCTGATTTGCATTTAAATATTGGACGAGATTGCTGATAACGATTTTGGAGAGCTCTGAAATTTCTATGTCATGACTTCTCAATATTTCGCCAAATTTTGCCAGCCCTTCTACTCCCCAATTACGCTTTCTCTCTTCTTCGGTATAGTCTTTGAGTTTTTGATCTACAGCTTTGATAGAGACGGCCAATTGATCATCTTCTTTTAAACTTTCGAACTTACGCTCCCCTTCCTGACCTAATGCACTTATTAGCGATGCCGCCTCGTTCATGCCACTTTTATATCCAGAAATAAGCTTCTCGATGTCAGAAAAACTGTGTCCTTCTCCATCGCCAATAATGTCCTTCACTTTATTAGTAAGCTTCTTTTGTGTATACCATTCAACCGCCAGGGCTGCAACTAAGATGGACGAGGTGATAAAAATATTATTAAGCCAGTAGCAGGATGCCCCAATAGCTATGATTAAGAATAACTTTGTTACTCTCCTTAGTGTATCTCCATTATAGTTGTTGGTCGATTTCATGATATTGGTTTTTTGTTTATTATGAAGCCACTTTTTTACTTGACACTTCCTTGACTTTATCCATAAAGCCCTCGGCCATTTTCCAAATAAATTGAGGCTGAAGTTTGGTGTTATTCTCAAATACAAACTGTGTATTTGCAATCATGAAGTAGCCCGAATTTGAAGAATCGTTACTAAAGTCATTGATCACTTTATTTTTAACTGCTGCCTGATTTGACCGTGAAAGCACTGGCACATCACCAAAAATCATTACATCTAAATAGTTAGAAAATTCAGTGATTACTGCTGCTGACAGGATGTTATCCAGCTCTTTTAGAATAGCCTCACCTTCCATCATTCTTGAATATTCGTCTTCATTAAAAGGCATACAAGCTGCATATACTGCATCGCATTCTTCTTCATTGAAGATTAAATAACTTTTGCCGGCTAGCTCACCAATGATACTGGTTGTGATTAAAATGAGCTCGTTATCATGTTTAATGGATTTAATAACTTTTAAATCGTCTTTTGAAATTTCTATAGAAGTTGGGTTAATTGTTATTTTTTGTTTTGCCATGGTCGAAAATGAATCCGCAGCCTTTTGGTACCCCTGAGCGATTAGGTCAGCGGCTATATTTCGTTCTGTGTTTGATAAATAACTCATCTTTCTAAGCTTTTTGATTTGACAGGTTTATATTGAAAATCATGGTGGTAATTGCTGCAATGTTTATCACCGGACATACATGCCCATTACCAAGTATTGTTACACCACTTAGTAACTTTATCTGATCGAGAGGTTTCATGAGTGGTTTTTCTACTATCTCCTTTTGTTGGAGAAGCTTATCAACAACCAGCCCTACAGTGCGGCCATTGTAGCTAACTATTACTGTATCCAGCTGCTGTTCAGGGTGAATGTTGTCATAGGAGCTTTGCAGTAATTTTTGGGCATTAATATTTTGCCCGGGCTTTATATTGAACAGGTCCTGAAGGAAAACAATAGAGATTGTCTTGCCTAAATGTGTAGCAATTAATCCATTGCTTACTTTATGTAATTCACTTTTGTAAAACGATACTACTGCTTCTGTATATGAAAGAGGAATGGCATATTGTTGATGGTCACTCTCGAAAAGCAGTGTGCCTTTTACTGCCATTGATGAAGGAAGCTTCAGACTAATGGTTGTTCCTTTTCCTGCTTCTGTATTAAGGTTTATGTTACCACCAATAGAGTCGATTGCCTTCTTTACAACATCCATTCCCACACCTCGCCCTGAAAGTGAAGAGACTTGATCGCATGTAGAAAAGCCCGCTTCGAAAATGAGCATAAGCAACTCAGTTCGATTCATTAGCGGTAGCATCTCCTTGGTAACCAAACCCTTGTCAATGGCCTTTTGTTTAACTCTTTCTACATCTATGCCTTTGCCATCGTCTATAATTTCAATAATTACACCATCACTATCATTTCTGGCAGATAGGGTGACTGTGCCTTCTTCTGGCTTGCCCACTTTCTTTCGTTCTGCCGGAGACTCAATGCCATGACTTACTGAATTTCTTATGAGGTGAATGAGTGAATCGCTAATAATCTGAAGTATGTTTCGATCAATTTCTGTTGTAACCCCTTTTAGATCCAGATTTACTGATTTATTTTCTACAGCTGCCGCATCGCGTACTACTCTATGAAATTTATTGAAAAGGAATCCCACCTGTACCAACCTTACATCCATCACTGAGTATTGCAGGTCAGAAGAAATTCTGTTTAATCTTGAATACTCATTGCTATTCCCTTCATAGGCAGCTATGATTCTATCCCTTTCAATGATTAATTCGCCAACCAGATTGAGAAGGTTATCCAACTTTCGAACAGGCACCTGAACCAGGTCGGAAAAGGTAATTTTAGTACCTGTGTCTTCAACTTCTATTTCAGACTTCTCATCGCTAACCTCACCATCGTCATTTTCATTGATTAACTCATTGATGCTAGCCAGCTGCGCTTCAGTTAGTTTAATATCGCTTTCCTGCGAGGGTTCTTCCGCCTTTTTTACTTGCTGATTTTTATTACCAGTAGGCGTGGCCTGCTCTTTATGTGCTACTCTTTTCTTAGGCGCAGTTTTTTTCTTTGCAACTGGTGGCTGCTCAGTTTTATCAGATTTCTTTTCCTCAATTTTGCCAGGAGTGCCTTCGTCACCCTCTTTGGACCTGCTGATAAGCACTTCTAGCTTCGTTTTAATACCTCTGAAGCTTACTTTATTGCCGTCTTTTAAAGATTCAATAAGTGCACCTAATGTGTCTACTGCTTTAAAAAGCGAGGTAAACATATCTTTATTCAGCTTCAGCTTACCTTCTCGTACTTCACCAAAAAGATCTTCTATTACATGAGCTAAAGACGAAATGTCATTAAAGCCCATGCCTGCCGCGTTACCTTTTAAGGTGTGGGTAATTCTAAATAAAGAATTGACAAGGTTTTTATCGTCCAGATTTTTTTCAAGGTCTGTTAAAATCTTGTTTATCTCTTCGAAATTCTCCTGGGCTTCTGCCATGAAAATTTCTTTATATTCTTCTTCTTTCGAGCTCATAATTAAAATGTTTTTAGCACAAACAACTTGTTATAAAACCTGCCATTTCTTTAATTGGAACCACATTATCTACAAGACCCGCATCGAGTGCGGCTTTTGGCATACCAAATACCACAGAGCTTTTTTCATCTTGTACAATTGCATAGCCCTTGTTTGCTTTTATCTTGCTTAAACCTTGTGTGCCATCTTTACCCATGCCTGTGAGCACCACACAAAGGGCCCTTTCTTTATACGTTTCACTTACCGACTCAAATAGACAGTCTACCGAGGGGTTATTGAATTCTTTATAATGTCTTGAGGTGAAGCTAAACAATGGCGTATTGCTTATTGGACTCCTATTTATCATTATATTCTTGGTGCCTGGGGCTATGTAAATATGACCCGGCTCAAGCGGTTGACCTTTTCTTGGAATAGATACATTCAATGGAGTGTAGCCATTAATCCTTACTGCAAAAGACTCTATAAACCGCTCCGGCATGTGCTGCGCAATTACTATTGGTACAGGAAAATTAGCAGGAAACCCCTCTAGTAAGCACTCAATTGCTCCTGGCCCTCCAGTTGATGAACCTATGACTACAATGTCATAATTCAGTTTTTCCTGAAATGTATGCGCTAGATTGTTTCTTCTAATCGATTTTGTAATGAGTGATTGCACATTGATTTTAGCGGCCTCTTTTACTAAATCAACCAATGGGTAGTAACCATTTGTTTTAAAGCCCTCACCATTTTTAGGTTTATCAACAAATTCAAATGCACCGTATTTAAGGGCATCAAAAATCTGGGCATTAGTGCGGTCCAAAGAACTTAATACTATGATTGGCTTAGGAGAGTCTTTCATTACCTCCTTTACCAGGTACAAGCCATCATACTCGGGCATAACCATATCGGTAACAATTACATCCGGCTGATAGGACCTGACTTTTTGCATCGCCTCAAAACCATTGTTGGCAGTTTGCACTTCAGAAATAGATTTATCCGATTTCAGAATGTCTGTAATCAAAATTCTCATTAGGCCTGAATCTTCAACTACCAGTGTCTTTATCATGTCAGGAGGCTTTAGCCATTGCTCCAATGAGCTGGTCGTTAGTAAATGGTTTTACCAAATAATCAATGGCTCCTAAGCTTATTCCTTCGTTTACAACGGATTCCTGCCCCACAGCACTGATCATGATTACTTTAGAAGTAAGACCTTCTTCTTTGTATACCTTTAAAATATCCGTGCCTATCATATCAGGTAAGATATTATCCAGTGTGATAAAGTCAGGCTGAAGTTCGAAAGCCAAATCTATAGCCTCCTCTCCATTGGATGCCTGACCAATTACTGTGAAGCCATTGGCCTCCAGAGCATCTTTAATCACTGTACGCATGTACAATGAGTCATCTACGATTAATACATTTTTTGTCATTGCTTTGCTATTTAATTAAACTGCTATTTTGTTTGACGAACTAATATCTGATTCACTCACCACCCTGAAAACGTCTATGAGAATGACCAACCGGCCATCAATTTTTACGATTCCGGTGATGTAATTTTGATCCATATTGGAGTTGTGAATAACGTTGACGGCCTCATCAATATCTCCTTTTGATACTGCCAGGGTATTGGGAACCTCTTTTACGAGGATCCCAATCTTTACATCTTCACTTTCAATTACTAGCGTGAAATTTTTGCCACCTTCGTTGAGAGTATCTCTTTCAGATTTGATACCGAATTTTTCTTCCAAATCAACGATGGCAATAATGTTACCTCTAATATTGGCCACGCCTTTTATGTATGAAGGGCTCTGTGGCATTTTGGTAATATTAGGTGTTATTACTACTTCTTTGATCTGATCGATATTAAGTGCATACTCTTCTTCACCTTGCTTGAAAACAATCAGCTGAATGTTACTTAGGTCATCCAATTCTTCAGCTTTTTGTTCTTTGGCTTTCTGTACTTTCTCTTTTAAAGACTTCTTTTCCGTTGACATAATTATAGAAGTTTGAATTTGCTGATATCTGCTTTTAAGTCAGATGCAATTTTTGTCAGTTGATTACTACTTACTGCTACTTCTTGCATACCATTATTTAATTCCTGAGACGATGTTGCTATTTCCTCAGTACCTGCTGCTGTTTCTTCGGCCACCACTACAATTTGCTCTATGTTTTTAGCAACTGTGTCAATCGAAGTTTTTTGCTTCACAGTGGCTTCTTTTATTGCACCACTGAAGTTGAGCGTTTCAGAACTAGATGCAGATATTTCCTGGAAGATTGATTCGGCATCTTTTGTGGCTGAAGAGCCATCTTTCACACTCACAGTCATTGTTTCAATTGCCTTGCTGGCTGATTGAGTATCCTTCTGCACATCACCCACTATTTTCTCAATTTCAACTGCCGATTTTCTAGAATCTTCTGCCAGCTTCCTGATCTCTTCGGCTACGACTGCAAAACCTCTACCTGCTTCGCCAGCTCTAGCTGCTTCAATGGCCGCATTAAGTGCAAGCAAGTTTGTTTGTGCAGCTATATCAGTAATTACATTTAGCGTTCTGCCTATTTCTTCTGCTCGTCCTGTGAGAATCTTAATGGATTCATTGGTAAGGCCTGCTGAATCATTGATGCCCTCCATATTAGATACTAGCTTCTTGATGATCTTTAGACCATTTTCGCAACTGGCCACACCTTTTTCGGCCGCTTTATAAATTATGTCAGACTTACTTTCCATATCATCTGCTGACGCTAATACCTCCTCGGCAAGTTTGGAAGATTCGTCTGTTCGCTGAGCCTGATCCTGAGCACCTTTCGCCATCTGAGAAATTGCTGAAGCCATCTCATCTGTATTGCTCTTCATACTTTCAGATTTACTGAGTGTATTCTTCGCAGAGTCTGAAACAACATTCACATTTTCGGAGATGTTACTTAACAGACCGTTAAGGTTCGCAATGGCCGTGTTTAACGATTCTGCCATGTTCTTTAAGTCACCATTGGTTTTCATTTCAAATCGTTTTGAAAGATCTCCTTTGGACATCTCGGTGATGATCGAGTTGAATTCAAGTACCGGTTCGGCAATTGATTGAAGCAGCATATTAAGAGAATCTACCAGTTGCTTCCAGGTGCCTAATCGACCTTCGTTTTTCAATCTCGCATTGAGGTTACCTTCTTCACCAGCTTGTCTCACCACTTCATTTACATCTGCGATGATCTCTTTAAGTGTATTTTTTAATGCGATATTATCCTCGATCATCTTGCCAACATCACCTTCCGCTCTTACTGTTATTTGAGCATCGAAATTTCCATCTCTCAACTCACCTACAAATGCGCTCACTGCTTTTAGAGCAGTAGTAAACTCAGTTACATCTACTGCGTATTTCACTACTTTATAAGGATTGCCATTTAAGTCGAAAATTGGATTATAAGAAGCCTGAATGTAGCAGTCATCTCCACTTTTTGTTTTTCTAGTATAAGTACCCGAAAAGAACTGTCCACTTTTCAGCTTTTTCCAGAAGTCAGCATACTCGGCCGAATTCGCATATTCTTTATCTACAAACATTCTGTGATGCTTGCCTTGAACTTCATTTAGAGAATAACCAACAGTATTCAGGAAGTTATCATTGGCTGTTTGAATATTGCCATCCAAATCAAATTCAATGGTGGCGTATGACTTACTTATAGCCTCTAACTGGCCACTGGTATCGGCATTTTTAAGTTTGCTTTCGGTGATATCATTCGCCAGTTTGATAAACTTCATTACTTCACCTTGACCGTTTAATACTGGGGTATAACTGGCTAACAACCAAATTTCAGTGCCGTCTTTAGCGATTCTTTTGAATTCCCCAGTTTGAGATTTACCTGCTTTGAGTTCATTCCAGAAAATTGTATATTCTCTAGAATTTGCATATTCCTTATCGCAGAAAATTCTATGATGTTTGCCCTCTATTTCTTCCAATGAGTATTTGGTAGTTTGAAGGAATAAATCATTTGCCACGACAACATTTCCATCAATATCGAACTCAATAAATGCAGAAGTAGAGTTTATAGCATTCATGGTGCCTTGCATTTCAAGTTGCTTACGCTCCATCTCTTCTTGCGTAGCGGTAAGTTCTTCCATATTCTGACGAAGCTCCTCTTCCTGAGCACTTACTTCCTCCATTTGATTCTGCACTTCCTGCTCAAGTTTTTTCTGCTCTGTAATATCAGTTGCATACTTTACAACCTTATATGGCTTACCATTGAGATCAAGAATAGGGTTATATGAAGCCTGAATCCAGATATGATCACCATTTTTAGTTAAGCGCATGAATTCACCTGCCTCAAACTGACCTTCATTCAACTTCTGCCAGAAGTCTTTATATTCCTTGCTTTTTTTGTATTCCTCAGTAACGAAAATGCTATGATGCTTGCCTTGCACTTCCTTAATATTATAACCTACTAAATTTAGGAAGTTTTCGTTAGCTGTTTTGATGGTACCATCTAGCTCAAACTCAATTACAGCTTGTGATTTACCAATGGCTTCTAGCTGACCTTCGAAATCGGCATTCTTTAATTTAGATGCCGTAATGTCGCTAGCAAGTTTTATTACTTTAGCTACTTCGCCTTGTGCGTTAAATACTGGGGTGTAGCTGGCCAGAAGCCAAATTTCAGAGCCATCTTTAGCCACTCGCTTAAACTCACCAGTCTGAGGTTTGCCAGCTGCAAGATCTGCCCAAAAGTTTTTATACTCTTTGGACTTAACATACTCTTCCTCGCAAAATATTTGATGATGTTTATCTACAATCTCATCTAACTCATACTTGGTAGTATTAAGGAACAAATCATTAGCATTTTGAATATTACCTTGTGGGTCAAATTCGATAAATGCAGAGGTTGTGTTAATTGCATTCATGGTTCCTGTCATTTCCAACTGCTTACGCTCCATCTCTTCTTGCGTAGCAGTAATCTCCTCCATGTTTTGACGAAGTTCCTCTTCTTGAGCACTCATCTCTTCCATTTGATTTTGAACCTCTTGTTCTAATCTCTTCTTCTCAGTAATGTCCTGAATGAAAGCGGTGTAGGTTTTCACCCCATTGGATTCGCTTTCGCTTAGAGTAAGATTAATAGGAACCAGCTTACCATCTTTGGTTTTTGCATTCACTTCTCTAGCGCCACCCATTACATTGCGCTTACCTGTTTTGTTATATGCTTCCAGGTAACCATCGTGCTTAGGTCTTATATCATCGGGTGTGAGTACTTTTACATTTTGACCAATTACTTCTTCTCTACTGTAACCCCATAACTTTTCAGCTGAATTATTAAAATATTGAATGGACCCACGCTGATCAATCATTACAACCGAGAGCACTGAGCCTTCTAAAACCTGAAGAAAATCCACCGAGCTGTAATCTTCTTCATGCTTGTCGGTATTGGCTTTTGCTTTTCCATTTTGCTTGCCTTCAGCAAGTGTTTCTTTTTGAGAGTTTTTTCCGAGTGCCATATTACTATAGTTTAGTTTGAGATTTTATATTCAATTGTAGCGTCCATTAAAAAGACTAAATTGTTAAGCCAAATGTAGTGCAGATTTAAGGGCGCCTCAATTGTGAGAATTGTGTATTTTGAGGTCTATATAATCAGTAGAAAAACTAGTGAAAATACGTAGTGCGGATAGAGTAGTTTTACTACCTGCTTTGAAGCAAAAACTTACGAGTCATAAGCCTGCCTTTTTTATCATTAGGTATTTCTACATTAACAATGGTGCCTAAACCTACCTCAGATTCTATGCTAATATTTCCATTTAATTTGAGCACCGTTTCCTTAGTAATATAAAGGCCTAAGCCGGAACCTTTCGATGACTCACTACCTCTGTAGAACATATTAAAGACCTTATCGAGGTGCTGCTTTCCAATGCCTATACCATTGTCTATAACTTCAATAGTAGCCTTATCATAGCTGAGGTGAACATTCACTTTTATGTAGTGTTCATTTTTAGTTTTATCGCTAAACTGAATGCAGTTTTTGAACAAGTTTTCCAGAATGAGCATAATTCTGGAAGAATCAGAAAAGAAAAACTTGTCGTCATCAATCTTCAATTGTAGTTCAATAAGATCGTGCTGATATTTAAACTTCTTCCAGACTTCATTTACTAGTGCCGGGAAGTCAATCTTTTTGCTGGTTATATGCTGACGTGCATTCTGAGAGAAGTACTTAATATCGTTTACAAAGTAATCTAGTTTGTTAAGGCTTTCGTCTATCTTATCCAGGTAGCTGAGCATCTGCT
This genomic window contains:
- a CDS encoding response regulator, with the protein product MKTVAVIDDNLILQLHLKKMFEVQGNISKVYSFSSVEEALDKLKSKDANSEMPDVILLDINFPGLDGWDFLREFDIIKDQFEKSPAIYLISSSILESDKQKSINNELIKGFFTKPLSHEQLLSIKQLNA
- a CDS encoding sensor histidine kinase, which gives rise to MSEITNFLSTLFDTSKWPARWHCGEWTSFHGWLYIISDIAIWAAYSVIPILIVYFITKRQELPFKNVLWLFVLFILTCGATHLADAVIFYVPFYQFSALLLFICAVISWFTVFAMFRVLPMALSLRAPSEYEKILDDRTSELNKITNKLKKQNSQLLSFAHITSHDLRSHVSSIHSLLALHSATSQVKEQKEYLEMLKNEADNLMVSITEMNDVIRINEGEDLKWELVSFDEMLIEAKKNLTGLLSEEVEIQSNFDDLTSIIYPRVYLKSILFNLLSNAIKFRNPDAQCLIKLRTIEVAGQNILTVTDNGLGIDMNKYGDKIFNKNKVFHGEKSNRGVGLYMIKNQIESLGGSISVSSEVGQGTKFTIIFNQNGNGI
- a CDS encoding CheR family methyltransferase gives rise to the protein MALTKEEIDSFTSVLFQRYGLDFTCYEPQSLNRRLNRVLHVLKIDTLHDLWSAMLKDKNLIFKFMDEISVGLTSMFRDPMMWSGLRTVLYNEFKGRSKIDIWNAGCSTGEEVFTLAIVLKEMNLLEQANILATDMNQTALQVAKSGIYHKVKMVEYESKFKEYNRFGNFSKYYLPHESMHVQMNHELNSAVTYKYHNLITDPVNGSYDFIFCRNVMIYFDAPAKAKLMEKFLSVLKPGGYFIQGFFDSILSEDEKSNFNSDLVKLRIFRKVKGQALQQDSFRRTA
- a CDS encoding PAS domain S-box protein — protein: MKSTNNYNGDTLRRVTKLFLIIAIGASCYWLNNIFITSSILVAALAVEWYTQKKLTNKVKDIIGDGEGHSFSDIEKLISGYKSGMNEAASLISALGQEGERKFESLKEDDQLAVSIKAVDQKLKDYTEEERKRNWGVEGLAKFGEILRSHDIEISELSKIVISNLVQYLNANQGGLFLLKRAEGDEYLELMSCYAYGKTRIREKRIEIGQGLIGQCVLEKDTIYLLDVPQDYVQITSGLGEATAANVIIVPLKINEVVYGVVEIATFDPLKKYQVAFVEQLAENIASVFASLSNNEKTKELLEEANTLTSELQSREEEMRQNMEELTATQEEMSRNQAELNGVFGAINKTIASVTFELDGSIIDANDIFTSITGYTKEKLLNLNYLKIIPDEDRDKPQTKLMWTNLREGKFFNGEFKLKDIEGKELWLTGTFNPINNIDGEPYKIMMFAQFNTAEKEKQKDLTGTVMALKNTTPIMELNADGTFKNANELFFDQFGYKRLELRKKPFLEFIKDKTFEEEIPDIIHRLEDHQFIENDLVFIDSSGNLKSYRTTFTPIFNLEDKLSKIVVVLIDREVVMKL
- a CDS encoding chemotaxis protein CheA; its protein translation is MSSKEEEYKEIFMAEAQENFEEINKILTDLEKNLDDKNLVNSLFRITHTLKGNAAGMGFNDISSLAHVIEDLFGEVREGKLKLNKDMFTSLFKAVDTLGALIESLKDGNKVSFRGIKTKLEVLISRSKEGDEGTPGKIEEKKSDKTEQPPVAKKKTAPKKRVAHKEQATPTGNKNQQVKKAEEPSQESDIKLTEAQLASINELINENDDGEVSDEKSEIEVEDTGTKITFSDLVQVPVRKLDNLLNLVGELIIERDRIIAAYEGNSNEYSRLNRISSDLQYSVMDVRLVQVGFLFNKFHRVVRDAAAVENKSVNLDLKGVTTEIDRNILQIISDSLIHLIRNSVSHGIESPAERKKVGKPEEGTVTLSARNDSDGVIIEIIDDGKGIDVERVKQKAIDKGLVTKEMLPLMNRTELLMLIFEAGFSTCDQVSSLSGRGVGMDVVKKAIDSIGGNINLNTEAGKGTTISLKLPSSMAVKGTLLFESDHQQYAIPLSYTEAVVSFYKSELHKVSNGLIATHLGKTISIVFLQDLFNIKPGQNINAQKLLQSSYDNIHPEQQLDTVIVSYNGRTVGLVVDKLLQQKEIVEKPLMKPLDQIKLLSGVTILGNGHVCPVINIAAITTMIFNINLSNQKA